One window from the genome of Myripristis murdjan chromosome 6, fMyrMur1.1, whole genome shotgun sequence encodes:
- the mdkb gene encoding midkine b isoform X2 translates to MRSVLSLTLLLLLALTVTTEASKRQKNHKGSRQEKAKTASECTSAETHYGKCVPESGDCGDGLREATCKDRTEKISCRIPCNWKKDISDCKYKFGHWGECDAATNTKSRSGTLKRAMFNAECQTTVKVSKPCSPKVKKTRGEKKSN, encoded by the exons aTGCGAAGTGTGCTCTCACtgaccctgctgctgctcctggcCCTCACGGTCACCACTGAGGccagcaaaagacaaaaaaaccaCAAAG GCAGTAGACAGGAGAAAgctaagacagcttcagagtgcACCAGCGCAGAAACCCACTATGGGAAGTGTGTGCCGGAGTCTGGAGACTGCGGTGATGGTCTGAGGGAGGCAACCTGCAAGGATCGCACTGAGAAGATCAGCTGCAGGATCCCCTGCAACTGGAAGAAGGACATCA GTGACTGTAAATACAAGTTTGGCCACTGGGGGGAGTGCGACGCTGCCACCAACACCAAGAGTCGATCAGGAACCCTGAAGCGAGCCATGTTCAATGCTGAGTGTCAAACCACCGTCAAGGTGTCCAAACCCTGCTCCCCCAAAGTCAAGAAAACAAGAG gggaGAAGAAGTCAAACTAG
- the mdkb gene encoding midkine b isoform X1 translates to MRSVLSLTLLLLLALTVTTEASKRQKNHKGSRQEKAKTASECTSAETHYGKCVPESGDCGDGLREATCKDRTEKISCRIPCNWKKDISDCKYKFGHWGECDAATNTKSRSGTLKRAMFNAECQTTVKVSKPCSPKVKKTRVGEKKSN, encoded by the exons aTGCGAAGTGTGCTCTCACtgaccctgctgctgctcctggcCCTCACGGTCACCACTGAGGccagcaaaagacaaaaaaaccaCAAAG GCAGTAGACAGGAGAAAgctaagacagcttcagagtgcACCAGCGCAGAAACCCACTATGGGAAGTGTGTGCCGGAGTCTGGAGACTGCGGTGATGGTCTGAGGGAGGCAACCTGCAAGGATCGCACTGAGAAGATCAGCTGCAGGATCCCCTGCAACTGGAAGAAGGACATCA GTGACTGTAAATACAAGTTTGGCCACTGGGGGGAGTGCGACGCTGCCACCAACACCAAGAGTCGATCAGGAACCCTGAAGCGAGCCATGTTCAATGCTGAGTGTCAAACCACCGTCAAGGTGTCCAAACCCTGCTCCCCCAAAGTCAAGAAAACAAGAG taggggaGAAGAAGTCAAACTAG